A single window of Pyrus communis chromosome 10, drPyrComm1.1, whole genome shotgun sequence DNA harbors:
- the LOC137748097 gene encoding putative disease resistance protein RGA3: protein MAEGVLFNIAEGIIGSLQKLAREEFGLLYGVKDELKKLEKTVTKIKNVLLDAEEKKANHEVTEWLKSLEDAVYDVDDLLDEFYTEARWRQMVIGNKISKQVRLFFSSSNQIVFRLKIGHKIKEIRETLNVIETDRGFHLDERLQEARVLTRERETHSFVRKEEIIGRDKEKREIVGLLLHPIPEENVSIISLVGIGGLGKTALAQLVFNDETVKKHFELKIWICVSDKFELNVLVKKIIESVTSTTQGNLELDQLQNDLRKLIDGKKYLLVLDDVWNENREKWLSLKSLLMGGARGSRILITTRSKVVANISDTNKQYILGGLEKKESWSLFKQMAFKTEQESENPSIKEIGEEIVGKCKGIPLAIRTTGRMLYSKNQENEWLAFKNNDLSKVNQEAIDILPTLKLSYDILPSHLKHCFAYCSLFPKDYEIDIKTLVNLWVAQGFVKSLGQSKSLEDVGYEYFLELAWRSFFQEVTYDVFGMISSCKMHDLMHDLAKSVSGMEITIVVEKEDNFSEKLRHVSFDYSIGQLLIEKIPTSLLRAHKLRTFVYVDEYWLFFHDDGSIKSFCNAIASNFKSLRILILYALGIRALPNSIRKLRHLRYLDLRRNPIERLPKWIVRLQNLQTLNLSYCDMLVELPRDINKLFNLRHLMVDGCIRLNHMPDGLRELTCLRTLDRFVLSEDSCITGGGAGLGVLNRLNNLMGSMSIENLWNGKNMVSEAISANMKEKQSLTSLSLGWKENITSDVNEAENGEMLLEALQPHSNLKELSVYFFDGVKFAGWLSSLTNIVNLSLKECKTCQYLPSFDHLPRLKVLRLDGLNALENISDASSSASRIPFFPSLKEIYLWSCPNLKGWWKQSALIGSSTTEYEHQHIQQSSLSFPCLSLLHVRDCPNLTSMPLYPHLEDELSLVNTSLKPLEETMMIGDEDILAPAETTSSACTCCSLFSIFSPLVSGASGPHVSPSSSSPLSKLISLEIIDIEDIECVPERWLCNLTSLKNLSLYRCRRLRCIPLSPSPSIQHLTTLDCLEINCCNELDLWKDDESFLQWKSLRSLRTLRISECDRLIKLPQGIGNLISLSELVIGHCRNLASLPEGMCRLTSLETLRIYNCSSVLRQRCEKERGEDWSKIAHIPNINFSDIW, encoded by the coding sequence ATGGCGGAAGGGGTCCTATTCAACATTGCCGAAGGAATCATTGGAAGCTTGCAGAAACTTGCTCGTGAAGAGTTCGGATTGCTTTACGGTGTCAAAGATGAGCTCAAAAAGCTTGAGAAGACAGTTACCAAAATCAAAAATGTTCTTCTTGATGCAGAAGAAAAGAAGGCAAACCATGAAGTCACAGAGTGGCTGAAAAGCCTAGAAGATGCAGTTTACGATGTTGATGACTTGCTAGATGAATTCTACACTGAAGCTCGGTGGAGGCAAATGGTAAttggaaataaaatttcaaagcaGGTACGCCTCTTTTTCTCAAGCTCAAACCAAATTGTTTTTCGGCTAAAGATCGGTCATAAGATAAAAGAAATTAGGGAGACACTTAATGTGATTGAGACCGACAGAGGGTTTCACTTAGATGAGCGTCTCCAAGAGGCACGAGTTCTAACTAGAGAGAGGGAAACTCACTCTTTTGTCCGTAAGGAAGAAATCATAGGGAGGGataaagagaaaagggaaattGTAGGACTTCTGTTACATCCTATTCCTGAAGAGAATGTGTCAATCATTTCCTTAGTTGGGATTGGAGGTTTGGGAAAAACTGCACTAGCCCAACTTGTTTTCAACGACGAGACAGTCAAAAAACATTTTGAGTTGAAAATATGGATATGCGTCTCTGATAAATTTGAGTTGAATGTGCTTGTTAAAAAAATCATTGAGTCCGTAACTAGTACGACACAGGGAAACCTTGAGTTGGATCAATTGCAAAATGACCTCCGAAAACTAATAGATGGAAAGAAATACCTCCTTGTGTTAGATGATGTATGGAATGAAAATAGGGAAAAATGGCTTAGTTTGAAAAGCTTGTTGATGGGTGGTGCAAGAGGTAGTAGAATATTGATAACTACTCGTAGTAAAGTTGTTGCAAATATCTCAGACACAAATAAACAATATATCCTGGGGGGCTTGGAAAAAAAAGAATCTTGGTCTTTATTTAAGCAAATGGCCTTCAAAACAGAACAAGAGTCAGAAAATCCAAGTATTAAGGAAATTGGGGAAGAGATTGTTGGAAAATGTAAGGGCATCCCACTTGCTATAAGGACGACAGGGCGAATGCTCTACTCTAAGAATCAGGAAAATGAATGGTTGGCTTTCAAGAATAACGACCTTTCAAAAGTAAATCAGGAAGCAATTGATATTTTACCAACACTTAAGCTAAGCTATGATATCCTCCCATCACATTTGAAACATTGTTTTGCATATTGTAGCTTGTTCCCCAAAGATTATGAGATTGATATAAAGACATTGGTTAACCTCTGGGTGGCACAAGGGTTTGTTAAGTCTTTAGGTCAAAGCAAGAGTTTGGAAGATGTTGGTTATGAATATTTTTTGGAATTGGCATGGAGATCTTTTTTCCAAGAGGTAACATATGATGTGTTTGGTATGATAAGTAGTTGTAAAATGCACGACCTCATGCATGACCTTGCAAAATCAGTGTCTGGGATGGAAATCACCATAGTAGTTGAAAAGGAGGATAATTTTTCTGAAAAACTTCGTCATGTGTcttttgattattcaattggtcAGTTGTTAATTGAAAAAATTCCTACATCTTTGCTAAGGGCACATAAGTTGAGGACATTTGTATATGTTGACGAATATTGGCTCTTTTTTCATGATGATGGGTCTATTAAGTCATTTTGCAATGCAATTGCTTCAAATTTCAAGTCATTGCGCATATTGATTCTGTATGCATTGGGTATCAGAGCATTACCAAATTCCATACGTAAATTGAGACATTTAAGATATCTCGATCTTAGAAGAAATCCCATTGAGAGGCTCCCAAAGTGGATAGTTAGACTTCAGAATCTGCAAACCCTAAATCTGTCATATTGTGATATGCTTGTGGAACTGCCAAGAGACATTAATAAATTGTTCAATTTAAGGCATCTCATGGTAGATGGGTGTATCAGATTGAATCATATGCCGGATGGATTGAGAGAATTGACTTGTCTTCGGACATTGGATAGATTTGTTTTGAGTGAAGACAGTTGCATTACAGGGGGCGGTGCTGGGCTTGGCGTGTTGAACAGGCTTAACAACTTGATGGGAAGTATGAGCATTGAAAATTTGTGGAATGGGAAAAATATGGTGTCAGAAGCAATCTCTGCAAATATGAAGGAAAAACAGAGTCTTACTTCGTTGTCTTTGGGGTGGAAGGAAAATATTACAAGTGATGTCAATGAGGCTGAAAATGGTGAAATGTTATTGGAAGCACTGCAACCTCATTCAAATTTGAAAGAGTTATCGGTGTATTTTTTTGACGGTGTGAAGTTTGCAGGTTGGCTTTCTTCTCTCACAAATATTGTTAATCTCAGTTTGAAGGAATGCAAAACATGTCAGTATCTCCCGTCGTTTGATCATTTACCTCGTCTTAAGGTTCTTAGACTTGATGGGCTTAATGCTTTGGAGAACATTTCAGATGCTTCATCGTCAGCGTCGCGAATTCCATTCTTCCCCTCCTTAAAGGAAATTTACCTATGGAGTTGTCCTAATCTAAAGGGATGGTGGAAGCAGAGTGCTCTAATTGGCTCCTCAACGACAGAGTATGAGCATCAACATATACAGCAGTCATCGCTTTCATTTCCCTGTCTTTCTCTATTACATGTCCGGGATTGTCCTAACCTAACTTCCATGCCACTCTATCCACATCTTGAAGACGAGCTGTCCTTGGTTAATACCAGCTTGAAGCCATTAGAAGAGACGATGATGATCGGTGATGAAGACATTTTGGCACCAGCAGAAACAACATCATCTGCTTGTACATGTTGTTCCCTCTTCTCTATTTTCTCTCCTTTAGTCTCTGGAGCATCTGGCCCGCATGTCTCCCCTTCCTCCTCTTCTCCTCTTTCCAAATTAATAAGTTTGGAAATTATAGACATTGAGGATATAGAATGTGTTCCAGAGAGATGGCTGTGCAATCTCACTTCTCTCAAGAATTTGAGTTTGTACCGATGTCGTAGACTGAGGTGTATACCTTTGTCCCCGTCTCCGAGCATCCAACATCTCACCACACTTGATTGTCTAGAGATAAATTGCTGCAACGAGCTGGATTTGTGGAAGGATGATGAGAGTTTCTTGCAGTGGAAATCCCTAAGGAGCCTTCGTACCCTCCGTATTTCTGAATGTGATCGTTTGATAAAGTTGCCGCAAGGAATAGGTAACCTCATATCCCTTTCCGAACTAGTCATTGGACATTGCCGTAATTTAGCATCACTGCCAGAAGGGATGTGTCGCCTCACCTCTTTAGAGACACTGCGGATTTACAACTGCTCCAGCGTATTAAGGCAAAGATGCGAGAAAGAAAGAGGTGAGGACTGGTCTAAGATTGCTCACATCCCAAATATTAACTTCTCTGACATCTGGTGA